One segment of Hippopotamus amphibius kiboko isolate mHipAmp2 chromosome 4, mHipAmp2.hap2, whole genome shotgun sequence DNA contains the following:
- the FASTK gene encoding fas-activated serine/threonine kinase isoform X6: protein MRRPRGEPGPRAPRPAEAATCAGPGEPWSPSPSSMLRVLLSAQASSARLSGLLLLPAVQPYCLGPSKWGDRHPGGRPHAGPVQGLQRLLEQARSPGELLRWLGQNPTKVRAHHYPVALRRLGQLLGSQPQPPPVEQATLQDLSQLIIRNCPSFDIHTIHVCLHLAVLLGLPPLTLSLPGFPSDGPLVCALEQERRFRLPPKPPPPLQPVLRGGQRLEAALNCPRFQRHPQQHLIRSLAEARPEELTPHVMVLLAQHLARHRLREPQLLEAIAHFLVVQEAQLNSKVVQKLVLPFGRLNYLPLEQQFMPCLERILAREAGVAPLATVNILMSLCQLRCLPFRALHFVFSPGFINHVSDTAVELELPGYRGPRLPQRQQVPIFPQPLITDRARCKYSHKDIVAEGLRQLLGEEKYRQDLTVPPGYCTDFLLCVSSSGAVLPVRTQDPFLPYPPRPCPHTTRDPVQSHFLLRVVLMLRERWHFCRDGRVLLGSRALRERHLGLMGYQLLPLPFEELESQRGLPQLKSYLRQKLQALGLRWGPEGG, encoded by the exons ATGAGGAGGCCGCGGGGGGAGCCCGGCCCCCGGGCCCCGAGACCGGCTGAGGCAGCGACCTGCGCGGGGCCTGGGGAGCCAT GGTCTCCATCACCCAGCTCCATGCTTCGAGTCCTGCTTTCTGCCCAGGCCTCCAGTGCTCGGCTGTCTGGCCTGCTGCTGCTCCCAGCAGTACAGCCCTACTGTCTGGGGCCCAGCAAGTGGGGAGACCGGCATCCTGGAGGACGCCCCCATGCAGGCCCTGTGCAGGGGCTGCAGCGGCTTCTGGAACAGGCGAGGAGCCCTGGGGAACTGCTGCGCTGGCTGGGCCAGAACCCCACCAAGGTGCGCGCCCACCACTACCCTGTGGCACTTCGTCGCCTGGGCCAGCTCTTGGGGTCTCAGCCACAGCCCCCTCCTGTGGAGCAGGCCACACTGCAGGACTTGAGTCAGCTCATCATCCGAAACTGCCCCTCCTTTGACATTCACACCATCCATGTGTGTCTGCACCTTGCAGTCTTACTTG GACTGCCTCCTCtgaccctctccctcccaggcttcCCCTCAGATGGGCCCCTGGTGTGTGCCCTGGAGCAGGAGCGAAGGTTCCGCCTCCCTCCGAAGCCGCCTCCCCCTCTGCAACCTGTCCTTCGCGGTGGGCAAAGGTTGGAAGCTGCTCTGAACTGCCCCCGTTTCCAGCGGCACCCACAGCAGCACCTCATCCGCAGCCTGGCAG AGGCCAGGCCAGAGGAACTGACTCCTCACGTGATGGTGCTCCTGGCCCAGCACCTGGCCCGCCACCGGTTGCGGGAGCCCCAGCTTCTGGAAGCCATTGCccacttcctggtggtccaggaaGCCCAGCTCAACAGCAAG GTGGTACAGAAGTTGGTCCTACCCTTTGGGCGGCTGAACTACCTGCCTCTGGAACAGCAGTTCATGCCCTGCCTTGAGAGGATCCTGGCTCGGGAAGCAGGGGTGGCCCCCCTGGCAACTGTCAACATCTTGATGTCCCTGTGCCAGCTGCGGTGCCTGCCGTTCCGAGCCCTGCACTTTGTCTTTTCCCCAGGTTTCATCAACCACGTCAGTG ACACAGCCGTGGAGCTGGAGCTCCCAGGGTATCGGGGTCCCCGCCTTCCCCAAAGGCAACAGGTGCCCATCTTCCCCCAGCCACTCATCACCGACCGTGCCCGTTGCAAATACAG TCACAAGGACATAGTAGCAGAGGGGCTGCGCCAGCTGCTCGGGGAGGAGAAGTACCGGCAGGACCTGACCGTGCCTCCCGGCTACTGCACAG ACTTCCTGCTGTGTGTCAGCAGCTCTGGTGCTGTGCTTCCCGTGAGAACCCAGGACCCCTTCCTACCGTATCCTCCCAGGCCCTGTCCACACACAACCCGAGACCCTGTGCAAAG TCACTTCCTCCTCagggtggtgctgatgctgcggGAACGCTGGCACTTCTGCCGGGATGGCAGGGTGCTGCTGGGCTCGCGGGCCCTGCGCGAGCGGCACCTGGGCCTGATGGGCTACCAGCTCCTGCCG CTACCCTTCGAGGAACTGGAGTCACAGAGAGGCCTGCCCCAGCTCAAGAGCTACCTGAGGCAGAAGCTCCAGGCACTGGGCCTCCGCTGGGGGCCTgaaggggggtga
- the FASTK gene encoding fas-activated serine/threonine kinase isoform X2: MRRPRGEPGPRAPRPAEAATCAGPGEPWSPSPSSMLRVLLSAQASSARLSGLLLLPAVQPYCLGPSKWGDRHPGGRPHAGPVQGLQRLLEQARSPGELLRWLGQNPTKVRAHHYPVALRRLGQLLGSQPQPPPVEQATLQDLSQLIIRNCPSFDIHTIHVCLHLAVLLGLPPLTLSLPGFPSDGPLVCALEQERRFRLPPKPPPPLQPVLRGGQRLEAALNCPRFQRHPQQHLIRSLAEARPEELTPHVMVLLAQHLARHRLREPQLLEAIAHFLVVQEAQLNSKVVQKLVLPFGRLNYLPLEQQFMPCLERILAREAGVAPLATVNILMSLCQLRCLPFRALHFVFSPGFINHVSGTPHALIVRRYLSLLDTAVELELPGYRGPRLPQRQQVPIFPQPLITDRARCKYSHKDIVAEGLRQLLGEEKYRQDLTVPPGYCTDFLLCVSSSGAVLPVRTQDPFLPYPPRPCPHTTRDPVQRVVLMLRERWHFCRDGRVLLGSRALRERHLGLMGYQLLPLPFEELESQRGLPQLKSYLRQKLQALGLRWGPEGG, from the exons ATGAGGAGGCCGCGGGGGGAGCCCGGCCCCCGGGCCCCGAGACCGGCTGAGGCAGCGACCTGCGCGGGGCCTGGGGAGCCAT GGTCTCCATCACCCAGCTCCATGCTTCGAGTCCTGCTTTCTGCCCAGGCCTCCAGTGCTCGGCTGTCTGGCCTGCTGCTGCTCCCAGCAGTACAGCCCTACTGTCTGGGGCCCAGCAAGTGGGGAGACCGGCATCCTGGAGGACGCCCCCATGCAGGCCCTGTGCAGGGGCTGCAGCGGCTTCTGGAACAGGCGAGGAGCCCTGGGGAACTGCTGCGCTGGCTGGGCCAGAACCCCACCAAGGTGCGCGCCCACCACTACCCTGTGGCACTTCGTCGCCTGGGCCAGCTCTTGGGGTCTCAGCCACAGCCCCCTCCTGTGGAGCAGGCCACACTGCAGGACTTGAGTCAGCTCATCATCCGAAACTGCCCCTCCTTTGACATTCACACCATCCATGTGTGTCTGCACCTTGCAGTCTTACTTG GACTGCCTCCTCtgaccctctccctcccaggcttcCCCTCAGATGGGCCCCTGGTGTGTGCCCTGGAGCAGGAGCGAAGGTTCCGCCTCCCTCCGAAGCCGCCTCCCCCTCTGCAACCTGTCCTTCGCGGTGGGCAAAGGTTGGAAGCTGCTCTGAACTGCCCCCGTTTCCAGCGGCACCCACAGCAGCACCTCATCCGCAGCCTGGCAG AGGCCAGGCCAGAGGAACTGACTCCTCACGTGATGGTGCTCCTGGCCCAGCACCTGGCCCGCCACCGGTTGCGGGAGCCCCAGCTTCTGGAAGCCATTGCccacttcctggtggtccaggaaGCCCAGCTCAACAGCAAG GTGGTACAGAAGTTGGTCCTACCCTTTGGGCGGCTGAACTACCTGCCTCTGGAACAGCAGTTCATGCCCTGCCTTGAGAGGATCCTGGCTCGGGAAGCAGGGGTGGCCCCCCTGGCAACTGTCAACATCTTGATGTCCCTGTGCCAGCTGCGGTGCCTGCCGTTCCGAGCCCTGCACTTTGTCTTTTCCCCAGGTTTCATCAACCACGTCAGTG GCACCCCTCATGCCCTGATTGTGCGGCGCTACCTCTCCCTGCTAGACACAGCCGTGGAGCTGGAGCTCCCAGGGTATCGGGGTCCCCGCCTTCCCCAAAGGCAACAGGTGCCCATCTTCCCCCAGCCACTCATCACCGACCGTGCCCGTTGCAAATACAG TCACAAGGACATAGTAGCAGAGGGGCTGCGCCAGCTGCTCGGGGAGGAGAAGTACCGGCAGGACCTGACCGTGCCTCCCGGCTACTGCACAG ACTTCCTGCTGTGTGTCAGCAGCTCTGGTGCTGTGCTTCCCGTGAGAACCCAGGACCCCTTCCTACCGTATCCTCCCAGGCCCTGTCCACACACAACCCGAGACCCTGTGCAAAG ggtggtgctgatgctgcggGAACGCTGGCACTTCTGCCGGGATGGCAGGGTGCTGCTGGGCTCGCGGGCCCTGCGCGAGCGGCACCTGGGCCTGATGGGCTACCAGCTCCTGCCG CTACCCTTCGAGGAACTGGAGTCACAGAGAGGCCTGCCCCAGCTCAAGAGCTACCTGAGGCAGAAGCTCCAGGCACTGGGCCTCCGCTGGGGGCCTgaaggggggtga
- the FASTK gene encoding fas-activated serine/threonine kinase isoform X1: MRRPRGEPGPRAPRPAEAATCAGPGEPWSPSPSSMLRVLLSAQASSARLSGLLLLPAVQPYCLGPSKWGDRHPGGRPHAGPVQGLQRLLEQARSPGELLRWLGQNPTKVRAHHYPVALRRLGQLLGSQPQPPPVEQATLQDLSQLIIRNCPSFDIHTIHVCLHLAVLLGLPPLTLSLPGFPSDGPLVCALEQERRFRLPPKPPPPLQPVLRGGQRLEAALNCPRFQRHPQQHLIRSLAEARPEELTPHVMVLLAQHLARHRLREPQLLEAIAHFLVVQEAQLNSKVVQKLVLPFGRLNYLPLEQQFMPCLERILAREAGVAPLATVNILMSLCQLRCLPFRALHFVFSPGFINHVSGTPHALIVRRYLSLLDTAVELELPGYRGPRLPQRQQVPIFPQPLITDRARCKYSHKDIVAEGLRQLLGEEKYRQDLTVPPGYCTDFLLCVSSSGAVLPVRTQDPFLPYPPRPCPHTTRDPVQSHFLLRVVLMLRERWHFCRDGRVLLGSRALRERHLGLMGYQLLPLPFEELESQRGLPQLKSYLRQKLQALGLRWGPEGG; encoded by the exons ATGAGGAGGCCGCGGGGGGAGCCCGGCCCCCGGGCCCCGAGACCGGCTGAGGCAGCGACCTGCGCGGGGCCTGGGGAGCCAT GGTCTCCATCACCCAGCTCCATGCTTCGAGTCCTGCTTTCTGCCCAGGCCTCCAGTGCTCGGCTGTCTGGCCTGCTGCTGCTCCCAGCAGTACAGCCCTACTGTCTGGGGCCCAGCAAGTGGGGAGACCGGCATCCTGGAGGACGCCCCCATGCAGGCCCTGTGCAGGGGCTGCAGCGGCTTCTGGAACAGGCGAGGAGCCCTGGGGAACTGCTGCGCTGGCTGGGCCAGAACCCCACCAAGGTGCGCGCCCACCACTACCCTGTGGCACTTCGTCGCCTGGGCCAGCTCTTGGGGTCTCAGCCACAGCCCCCTCCTGTGGAGCAGGCCACACTGCAGGACTTGAGTCAGCTCATCATCCGAAACTGCCCCTCCTTTGACATTCACACCATCCATGTGTGTCTGCACCTTGCAGTCTTACTTG GACTGCCTCCTCtgaccctctccctcccaggcttcCCCTCAGATGGGCCCCTGGTGTGTGCCCTGGAGCAGGAGCGAAGGTTCCGCCTCCCTCCGAAGCCGCCTCCCCCTCTGCAACCTGTCCTTCGCGGTGGGCAAAGGTTGGAAGCTGCTCTGAACTGCCCCCGTTTCCAGCGGCACCCACAGCAGCACCTCATCCGCAGCCTGGCAG AGGCCAGGCCAGAGGAACTGACTCCTCACGTGATGGTGCTCCTGGCCCAGCACCTGGCCCGCCACCGGTTGCGGGAGCCCCAGCTTCTGGAAGCCATTGCccacttcctggtggtccaggaaGCCCAGCTCAACAGCAAG GTGGTACAGAAGTTGGTCCTACCCTTTGGGCGGCTGAACTACCTGCCTCTGGAACAGCAGTTCATGCCCTGCCTTGAGAGGATCCTGGCTCGGGAAGCAGGGGTGGCCCCCCTGGCAACTGTCAACATCTTGATGTCCCTGTGCCAGCTGCGGTGCCTGCCGTTCCGAGCCCTGCACTTTGTCTTTTCCCCAGGTTTCATCAACCACGTCAGTG GCACCCCTCATGCCCTGATTGTGCGGCGCTACCTCTCCCTGCTAGACACAGCCGTGGAGCTGGAGCTCCCAGGGTATCGGGGTCCCCGCCTTCCCCAAAGGCAACAGGTGCCCATCTTCCCCCAGCCACTCATCACCGACCGTGCCCGTTGCAAATACAG TCACAAGGACATAGTAGCAGAGGGGCTGCGCCAGCTGCTCGGGGAGGAGAAGTACCGGCAGGACCTGACCGTGCCTCCCGGCTACTGCACAG ACTTCCTGCTGTGTGTCAGCAGCTCTGGTGCTGTGCTTCCCGTGAGAACCCAGGACCCCTTCCTACCGTATCCTCCCAGGCCCTGTCCACACACAACCCGAGACCCTGTGCAAAG TCACTTCCTCCTCagggtggtgctgatgctgcggGAACGCTGGCACTTCTGCCGGGATGGCAGGGTGCTGCTGGGCTCGCGGGCCCTGCGCGAGCGGCACCTGGGCCTGATGGGCTACCAGCTCCTGCCG CTACCCTTCGAGGAACTGGAGTCACAGAGAGGCCTGCCCCAGCTCAAGAGCTACCTGAGGCAGAAGCTCCAGGCACTGGGCCTCCGCTGGGGGCCTgaaggggggtga
- the FASTK gene encoding fas-activated serine/threonine kinase isoform X5, with the protein MRRPRGEPGPRAPRPAEAATCAGPGEPWSPSPSSMLRVLLSAQASSARLSGLLLLPAVQPYCLGPSKWGDRHPGGRPHAGPVQGLQRLLEQARSPGELLRWLGQNPTKVRAHHYPVALRRLGQLLGSQPQPPPVEQATLQDLSQLIIRNCPSFDIHTIHVCLHLAVLLGFPSDGPLVCALEQERRFRLPPKPPPPLQPVLRGGQRLEAALNCPRFQRHPQQHLIRSLAEARPEELTPHVMVLLAQHLARHRLREPQLLEAIAHFLVVQEAQLNSKVVQKLVLPFGRLNYLPLEQQFMPCLERILAREAGVAPLATVNILMSLCQLRCLPFRALHFVFSPGFINHVSGTPHALIVRRYLSLLDTAVELELPGYRGPRLPQRQQVPIFPQPLITDRARCKYSHKDIVAEGLRQLLGEEKYRQDLTVPPGYCTDFLLCVSSSGAVLPVRTQDPFLPYPPRPCPHTTRDPVQRVVLMLRERWHFCRDGRVLLGSRALRERHLGLMGYQLLPLPFEELESQRGLPQLKSYLRQKLQALGLRWGPEGG; encoded by the exons ATGAGGAGGCCGCGGGGGGAGCCCGGCCCCCGGGCCCCGAGACCGGCTGAGGCAGCGACCTGCGCGGGGCCTGGGGAGCCAT GGTCTCCATCACCCAGCTCCATGCTTCGAGTCCTGCTTTCTGCCCAGGCCTCCAGTGCTCGGCTGTCTGGCCTGCTGCTGCTCCCAGCAGTACAGCCCTACTGTCTGGGGCCCAGCAAGTGGGGAGACCGGCATCCTGGAGGACGCCCCCATGCAGGCCCTGTGCAGGGGCTGCAGCGGCTTCTGGAACAGGCGAGGAGCCCTGGGGAACTGCTGCGCTGGCTGGGCCAGAACCCCACCAAGGTGCGCGCCCACCACTACCCTGTGGCACTTCGTCGCCTGGGCCAGCTCTTGGGGTCTCAGCCACAGCCCCCTCCTGTGGAGCAGGCCACACTGCAGGACTTGAGTCAGCTCATCATCCGAAACTGCCCCTCCTTTGACATTCACACCATCCATGTGTGTCTGCACCTTGCAGTCTTACTTG gcttcCCCTCAGATGGGCCCCTGGTGTGTGCCCTGGAGCAGGAGCGAAGGTTCCGCCTCCCTCCGAAGCCGCCTCCCCCTCTGCAACCTGTCCTTCGCGGTGGGCAAAGGTTGGAAGCTGCTCTGAACTGCCCCCGTTTCCAGCGGCACCCACAGCAGCACCTCATCCGCAGCCTGGCAG AGGCCAGGCCAGAGGAACTGACTCCTCACGTGATGGTGCTCCTGGCCCAGCACCTGGCCCGCCACCGGTTGCGGGAGCCCCAGCTTCTGGAAGCCATTGCccacttcctggtggtccaggaaGCCCAGCTCAACAGCAAG GTGGTACAGAAGTTGGTCCTACCCTTTGGGCGGCTGAACTACCTGCCTCTGGAACAGCAGTTCATGCCCTGCCTTGAGAGGATCCTGGCTCGGGAAGCAGGGGTGGCCCCCCTGGCAACTGTCAACATCTTGATGTCCCTGTGCCAGCTGCGGTGCCTGCCGTTCCGAGCCCTGCACTTTGTCTTTTCCCCAGGTTTCATCAACCACGTCAGTG GCACCCCTCATGCCCTGATTGTGCGGCGCTACCTCTCCCTGCTAGACACAGCCGTGGAGCTGGAGCTCCCAGGGTATCGGGGTCCCCGCCTTCCCCAAAGGCAACAGGTGCCCATCTTCCCCCAGCCACTCATCACCGACCGTGCCCGTTGCAAATACAG TCACAAGGACATAGTAGCAGAGGGGCTGCGCCAGCTGCTCGGGGAGGAGAAGTACCGGCAGGACCTGACCGTGCCTCCCGGCTACTGCACAG ACTTCCTGCTGTGTGTCAGCAGCTCTGGTGCTGTGCTTCCCGTGAGAACCCAGGACCCCTTCCTACCGTATCCTCCCAGGCCCTGTCCACACACAACCCGAGACCCTGTGCAAAG ggtggtgctgatgctgcggGAACGCTGGCACTTCTGCCGGGATGGCAGGGTGCTGCTGGGCTCGCGGGCCCTGCGCGAGCGGCACCTGGGCCTGATGGGCTACCAGCTCCTGCCG CTACCCTTCGAGGAACTGGAGTCACAGAGAGGCCTGCCCCAGCTCAAGAGCTACCTGAGGCAGAAGCTCCAGGCACTGGGCCTCCGCTGGGGGCCTgaaggggggtga
- the FASTK gene encoding fas-activated serine/threonine kinase isoform X3 produces MRRGLGRETKPLVQGHAAGSPSPSSMLRVLLSAQASSARLSGLLLLPAVQPYCLGPSKWGDRHPGGRPHAGPVQGLQRLLEQARSPGELLRWLGQNPTKVRAHHYPVALRRLGQLLGSQPQPPPVEQATLQDLSQLIIRNCPSFDIHTIHVCLHLAVLLGLPPLTLSLPGFPSDGPLVCALEQERRFRLPPKPPPPLQPVLRGGQRLEAALNCPRFQRHPQQHLIRSLAEARPEELTPHVMVLLAQHLARHRLREPQLLEAIAHFLVVQEAQLNSKVVQKLVLPFGRLNYLPLEQQFMPCLERILAREAGVAPLATVNILMSLCQLRCLPFRALHFVFSPGFINHVSGTPHALIVRRYLSLLDTAVELELPGYRGPRLPQRQQVPIFPQPLITDRARCKYSHKDIVAEGLRQLLGEEKYRQDLTVPPGYCTDFLLCVSSSGAVLPVRTQDPFLPYPPRPCPHTTRDPVQSHFLLRVVLMLRERWHFCRDGRVLLGSRALRERHLGLMGYQLLPLPFEELESQRGLPQLKSYLRQKLQALGLRWGPEGG; encoded by the exons AT GCGACGAGGCTTGGGCAGAGAGACGAAgccacttgtccaaggtcacgcagctg GGTCTCCATCACCCAGCTCCATGCTTCGAGTCCTGCTTTCTGCCCAGGCCTCCAGTGCTCGGCTGTCTGGCCTGCTGCTGCTCCCAGCAGTACAGCCCTACTGTCTGGGGCCCAGCAAGTGGGGAGACCGGCATCCTGGAGGACGCCCCCATGCAGGCCCTGTGCAGGGGCTGCAGCGGCTTCTGGAACAGGCGAGGAGCCCTGGGGAACTGCTGCGCTGGCTGGGCCAGAACCCCACCAAGGTGCGCGCCCACCACTACCCTGTGGCACTTCGTCGCCTGGGCCAGCTCTTGGGGTCTCAGCCACAGCCCCCTCCTGTGGAGCAGGCCACACTGCAGGACTTGAGTCAGCTCATCATCCGAAACTGCCCCTCCTTTGACATTCACACCATCCATGTGTGTCTGCACCTTGCAGTCTTACTTG GACTGCCTCCTCtgaccctctccctcccaggcttcCCCTCAGATGGGCCCCTGGTGTGTGCCCTGGAGCAGGAGCGAAGGTTCCGCCTCCCTCCGAAGCCGCCTCCCCCTCTGCAACCTGTCCTTCGCGGTGGGCAAAGGTTGGAAGCTGCTCTGAACTGCCCCCGTTTCCAGCGGCACCCACAGCAGCACCTCATCCGCAGCCTGGCAG AGGCCAGGCCAGAGGAACTGACTCCTCACGTGATGGTGCTCCTGGCCCAGCACCTGGCCCGCCACCGGTTGCGGGAGCCCCAGCTTCTGGAAGCCATTGCccacttcctggtggtccaggaaGCCCAGCTCAACAGCAAG GTGGTACAGAAGTTGGTCCTACCCTTTGGGCGGCTGAACTACCTGCCTCTGGAACAGCAGTTCATGCCCTGCCTTGAGAGGATCCTGGCTCGGGAAGCAGGGGTGGCCCCCCTGGCAACTGTCAACATCTTGATGTCCCTGTGCCAGCTGCGGTGCCTGCCGTTCCGAGCCCTGCACTTTGTCTTTTCCCCAGGTTTCATCAACCACGTCAGTG GCACCCCTCATGCCCTGATTGTGCGGCGCTACCTCTCCCTGCTAGACACAGCCGTGGAGCTGGAGCTCCCAGGGTATCGGGGTCCCCGCCTTCCCCAAAGGCAACAGGTGCCCATCTTCCCCCAGCCACTCATCACCGACCGTGCCCGTTGCAAATACAG TCACAAGGACATAGTAGCAGAGGGGCTGCGCCAGCTGCTCGGGGAGGAGAAGTACCGGCAGGACCTGACCGTGCCTCCCGGCTACTGCACAG ACTTCCTGCTGTGTGTCAGCAGCTCTGGTGCTGTGCTTCCCGTGAGAACCCAGGACCCCTTCCTACCGTATCCTCCCAGGCCCTGTCCACACACAACCCGAGACCCTGTGCAAAG TCACTTCCTCCTCagggtggtgctgatgctgcggGAACGCTGGCACTTCTGCCGGGATGGCAGGGTGCTGCTGGGCTCGCGGGCCCTGCGCGAGCGGCACCTGGGCCTGATGGGCTACCAGCTCCTGCCG CTACCCTTCGAGGAACTGGAGTCACAGAGAGGCCTGCCCCAGCTCAAGAGCTACCTGAGGCAGAAGCTCCAGGCACTGGGCCTCCGCTGGGGGCCTgaaggggggtga
- the FASTK gene encoding fas-activated serine/threonine kinase isoform X4, with translation MRRPRGEPGPRAPRPAEAATCAGPGEPWSPSPSSMLRVLLSAQASSARLSGLLLLPAVQPYCLGPSKWGDRHPGGRPHAGPVQGLQRLLEQARSPGELLRWLGQNPTKVRAHHYPVALRRLGQLLGSQPQPPPVEQATLQDLSQLIIRNCPSFDIHTIHVCLHLAVLLGFPSDGPLVCALEQERRFRLPPKPPPPLQPVLRGGQRLEAALNCPRFQRHPQQHLIRSLAEARPEELTPHVMVLLAQHLARHRLREPQLLEAIAHFLVVQEAQLNSKVVQKLVLPFGRLNYLPLEQQFMPCLERILAREAGVAPLATVNILMSLCQLRCLPFRALHFVFSPGFINHVSGTPHALIVRRYLSLLDTAVELELPGYRGPRLPQRQQVPIFPQPLITDRARCKYSHKDIVAEGLRQLLGEEKYRQDLTVPPGYCTDFLLCVSSSGAVLPVRTQDPFLPYPPRPCPHTTRDPVQSHFLLRVVLMLRERWHFCRDGRVLLGSRALRERHLGLMGYQLLPLPFEELESQRGLPQLKSYLRQKLQALGLRWGPEGG, from the exons ATGAGGAGGCCGCGGGGGGAGCCCGGCCCCCGGGCCCCGAGACCGGCTGAGGCAGCGACCTGCGCGGGGCCTGGGGAGCCAT GGTCTCCATCACCCAGCTCCATGCTTCGAGTCCTGCTTTCTGCCCAGGCCTCCAGTGCTCGGCTGTCTGGCCTGCTGCTGCTCCCAGCAGTACAGCCCTACTGTCTGGGGCCCAGCAAGTGGGGAGACCGGCATCCTGGAGGACGCCCCCATGCAGGCCCTGTGCAGGGGCTGCAGCGGCTTCTGGAACAGGCGAGGAGCCCTGGGGAACTGCTGCGCTGGCTGGGCCAGAACCCCACCAAGGTGCGCGCCCACCACTACCCTGTGGCACTTCGTCGCCTGGGCCAGCTCTTGGGGTCTCAGCCACAGCCCCCTCCTGTGGAGCAGGCCACACTGCAGGACTTGAGTCAGCTCATCATCCGAAACTGCCCCTCCTTTGACATTCACACCATCCATGTGTGTCTGCACCTTGCAGTCTTACTTG gcttcCCCTCAGATGGGCCCCTGGTGTGTGCCCTGGAGCAGGAGCGAAGGTTCCGCCTCCCTCCGAAGCCGCCTCCCCCTCTGCAACCTGTCCTTCGCGGTGGGCAAAGGTTGGAAGCTGCTCTGAACTGCCCCCGTTTCCAGCGGCACCCACAGCAGCACCTCATCCGCAGCCTGGCAG AGGCCAGGCCAGAGGAACTGACTCCTCACGTGATGGTGCTCCTGGCCCAGCACCTGGCCCGCCACCGGTTGCGGGAGCCCCAGCTTCTGGAAGCCATTGCccacttcctggtggtccaggaaGCCCAGCTCAACAGCAAG GTGGTACAGAAGTTGGTCCTACCCTTTGGGCGGCTGAACTACCTGCCTCTGGAACAGCAGTTCATGCCCTGCCTTGAGAGGATCCTGGCTCGGGAAGCAGGGGTGGCCCCCCTGGCAACTGTCAACATCTTGATGTCCCTGTGCCAGCTGCGGTGCCTGCCGTTCCGAGCCCTGCACTTTGTCTTTTCCCCAGGTTTCATCAACCACGTCAGTG GCACCCCTCATGCCCTGATTGTGCGGCGCTACCTCTCCCTGCTAGACACAGCCGTGGAGCTGGAGCTCCCAGGGTATCGGGGTCCCCGCCTTCCCCAAAGGCAACAGGTGCCCATCTTCCCCCAGCCACTCATCACCGACCGTGCCCGTTGCAAATACAG TCACAAGGACATAGTAGCAGAGGGGCTGCGCCAGCTGCTCGGGGAGGAGAAGTACCGGCAGGACCTGACCGTGCCTCCCGGCTACTGCACAG ACTTCCTGCTGTGTGTCAGCAGCTCTGGTGCTGTGCTTCCCGTGAGAACCCAGGACCCCTTCCTACCGTATCCTCCCAGGCCCTGTCCACACACAACCCGAGACCCTGTGCAAAG TCACTTCCTCCTCagggtggtgctgatgctgcggGAACGCTGGCACTTCTGCCGGGATGGCAGGGTGCTGCTGGGCTCGCGGGCCCTGCGCGAGCGGCACCTGGGCCTGATGGGCTACCAGCTCCTGCCG CTACCCTTCGAGGAACTGGAGTCACAGAGAGGCCTGCCCCAGCTCAAGAGCTACCTGAGGCAGAAGCTCCAGGCACTGGGCCTCCGCTGGGGGCCTgaaggggggtga